One window from the genome of Streptococcus parasanguinis encodes:
- a CDS encoding helix-turn-helix domain-containing protein, whose protein sequence is MFNNNNSFGDRLRELRKSKKLTQVQVSEMIDVQQGTYSRWENGTLEPNLEAVVKLAKLFDTTTDYLLGKTIYSTLDVVPPPITRIDLKKLKGFNKAELDDLKFAIVMNGIKNHSTLPKYLDELVSENNLDEEEQEILHTLFKEVHDYFNAD, encoded by the coding sequence ATGTTTAATAATAATAATTCTTTTGGAGATCGTCTTAGGGAACTGAGAAAGAGTAAGAAGTTAACACAGGTACAAGTTTCTGAGATGATTGATGTACAACAAGGTACTTATTCTCGTTGGGAAAACGGAACTTTAGAACCTAATTTAGAAGCGGTTGTCAAATTAGCGAAATTATTTGATACCACAACAGATTACTTATTAGGAAAAACCATTTACAGTACTCTAGATGTTGTCCCACCTCCAATCACTAGAATTGATTTGAAGAAGCTAAAAGGGTTTAATAAAGCTGAACTAGATGATCTGAAATTTGCAATTGTCATGAATGGAATTAAAAACCATTCTACTCTACCTAAGTATTTGGATGAGCTAGTTTCTGAAAATAATTTAGATGAAGAAGAGCAAGAAATATTGCATACCCTTTTTAAAGAGGTTCATGATTATTTTAATGCAGATTGA
- a CDS encoding replication initiation factor domain-containing protein, giving the protein MSVDADGPFLTVRVCSNTTLCKLGVPSKDFSISKGFRDFKGGKIRQKVESKSMAKNEHLRSVFDWIQIQFDKTEFSPREIIEDILFLDYDLFIENKGSLKYYNYDSQLHHGNIRIYYGAKESSYMLVMSGQALEFFRDMVLDPNSLSEKQFLNNLYYNYNQFSVRRIDIAIDDFNETPYFTPSQLLKICQKKRFIYGKSTYYNTYGDETIGQTLYLRKPNDDERLRIYDKRLERAEKLGISKRFIENWIRTELELRKEKAHYFIQEWLHSEIDLLNFTKGYLKEKVRFYSDSHFSKPLRSWEKFLGHSKPISIIISKPKTELEQKLEWFTYKGSGAILKAYKFLYDNNLLHEYEKSNYLALNNMEYPPDLASGLIERAILFKREDLIPTIKENIKRRN; this is encoded by the coding sequence ATGAGCGTAGATGCAGACGGACCATTTTTGACCGTTAGGGTGTGTAGTAACACCACCCTCTGCAAGTTAGGTGTACCATCGAAAGATTTCAGTATTTCCAAGGGTTTCAGAGATTTTAAGGGTGGCAAAATTAGGCAAAAAGTTGAATCAAAATCTATGGCAAAAAATGAACATTTACGTTCTGTATTTGACTGGATTCAAATTCAGTTTGATAAGACTGAATTTTCGCCAAGAGAAATAATCGAAGACATTCTATTTCTTGACTATGACTTATTTATTGAGAATAAAGGGAGCCTTAAATACTATAACTATGATAGCCAGCTTCATCATGGGAATATCCGTATCTACTATGGAGCGAAAGAGTCGTCCTACATGCTTGTCATGTCAGGACAGGCACTCGAGTTCTTTAGAGATATGGTATTAGATCCAAATAGTCTGTCCGAAAAACAGTTTCTGAACAACCTCTACTACAATTACAATCAATTTTCAGTAAGACGAATTGATATTGCAATAGATGATTTTAATGAAACACCCTATTTCACTCCTAGTCAGCTTCTAAAGATTTGTCAGAAGAAACGCTTTATATATGGAAAAAGCACCTACTACAATACCTACGGAGATGAAACAATCGGCCAAACCTTATATTTGAGAAAACCCAATGATGATGAAAGACTTAGAATTTACGATAAACGCTTAGAACGAGCTGAGAAGCTCGGCATCAGCAAGCGTTTTATAGAAAATTGGATAAGAACTGAGTTAGAACTTAGAAAAGAAAAAGCTCACTACTTCATTCAAGAATGGTTGCATTCAGAAATAGATCTTCTCAACTTTACCAAGGGATATCTCAAAGAAAAAGTGAGATTTTATAGTGATAGCCATTTCTCAAAACCTTTGAGATCTTGGGAAAAGTTTTTAGGTCACTCAAAACCTATCTCTATCATTATTTCAAAGCCAAAAACAGAACTTGAACAAAAATTAGAATGGTTTACCTATAAAGGTTCAGGGGCTATTCTAAAAGCGTATAAATTTCTATACGACAATAATTTACTGCATGAGTATGAGAAATCTAACTATCTCGCACTCAACAATATGGAATATCCACCAGATTTAGCAAGTGGATTAATAGAAAGGGCAATTCTCTTTAAAAGAGAGGATTTAATCCCTACAATCAAAGAAAATATCAAAAGGAGAAATTAA